A genomic segment from Corallococcus soli encodes:
- a CDS encoding TlpA family protein disulfide reductase produces MAVGVLSLSGCHRNSGPVDAGPAFHRALWLPSVGPVRYDPRQLPGRVVLVSFLATWCFPCLADLPTLKNLQEAYGARGFQVVAVGMDLDEGRVLAPFADHYAFPYPVLVSDEAMRAGQSAFGRIRALPSTVLLDKRGRAVAAWQGVEGQADVAKAIEKLLKED; encoded by the coding sequence GTGGCCGTGGGTGTCCTGTCGCTGTCCGGGTGCCACCGGAACAGCGGGCCGGTGGACGCGGGCCCGGCGTTCCACCGGGCGCTGTGGCTGCCGTCGGTGGGCCCCGTGCGCTACGACCCCCGGCAGCTCCCGGGCAGGGTGGTGCTGGTGTCGTTCCTGGCCACCTGGTGCTTCCCGTGTCTGGCGGACCTGCCCACGCTCAAGAACCTCCAGGAGGCGTACGGCGCCCGGGGCTTCCAGGTGGTGGCGGTGGGCATGGACCTGGATGAGGGCCGCGTGCTGGCCCCGTTTGCGGACCACTACGCGTTCCCGTACCCGGTGCTGGTGTCGGACGAGGCGATGCGCGCGGGGCAGAGCGCCTTTGGCCGGATCCGCGCGTTGCCCAGCACGGTGCTCCTGGACAAGCGCGGCCGGGCGGTGGCCGCGTGGCAGGGCGTGGAAGGCCAGGCGGACGTGGCGAAGGCCATTGAGAAGCTGCTGAAGGAAGACTGA
- a CDS encoding FtsB family cell division protein — protein sequence MTSRRKLLMAAAVVAVALSLASVADAKGFRRYLRLRNDVEVLDERNRALAAQNDALRREIAALRKDPATLEQSVREELGYVKPGEIVFHLESP from the coding sequence ATGACGTCTCGGCGAAAGCTCCTGATGGCGGCGGCGGTGGTGGCGGTGGCCTTGAGCCTGGCCTCGGTGGCGGACGCCAAGGGCTTCCGGCGCTACCTGCGCCTGCGCAATGACGTGGAGGTGCTCGATGAGCGCAACCGCGCCCTGGCCGCGCAGAACGACGCGCTTCGTCGGGAGATCGCCGCGCTCCGCAAGGATCCGGCGACGTTGGAGCAGTCCGTGCGTGAGGAGCTTGGCTACGTGAAGCCGGGCGAAATCGTCTTCCACCTGGAGTCGCCATGA
- a CDS encoding sensor domain-containing diguanylate cyclase: MTSLPSVPSPAKLVRAFFRAIPAAVALATFVHLARGGFRGLHTLGWTEAALVMGLLVGIGMAAWRRAMRSSVGAIIDLRDDLELGGGLISAAFIVVAIGGTELFPIVYLLMAFLVAFLPRNAGMTLLGVALVYDGLVTLGGPVVNLTGFLTHTMFLALFAGLYHLVLSARMAVAKRAESDAVQKRIREVEERARTFRLVSSGTQDSFSGMSSDEKWLVASVKEIEGAVHAALEIAETGLRTDTCAAFLLTSDDRSLKLYDCRSPTERVQREKFNAGEGIIGGVLKRRAPVRMNSPQGLKGVTYYESGGPTVQALLAVPILEGSGLVRGVLVADKLKNEPFTDQDEKLLTTIAGEVLRSIEVERVMSYIRKTRDEKDRFFRAIEELNRAGSPDQVFVAVLESTRQLAGLDFCAVTLVSEQEGKRVHRVVRMSGVTAQGKAMEGRTFPDNNGLVANVVRYGAPLPGRDIKAMDRQVIFDEETQVRGLGALKIFPLVAGDRILGTLVAGSRKKAAFEQDVLRMIEVIAIQAAQAVLRAQLYEQMEKMATTDGLTGLLNHRTFQSRADEILAQARRYNRKCSIVLTDVDHFKSVNDTYGHPTGDQVLKGVARIIKTLARDTDVVARYGGEEFVMVMPETDAHGAKVIAERIREAVMAEVFQTEMGPLRITMSLGISTFPDNGQEKQQLIDLSDQCLYHSKRNGRNQAVTVAQMQGGRKLQAVAE, encoded by the coding sequence ATGACCTCGCTGCCCTCGGTGCCCTCTCCGGCGAAGCTCGTGCGCGCGTTCTTCCGCGCGATCCCCGCGGCCGTGGCCCTGGCGACCTTCGTGCATCTGGCGCGGGGGGGCTTCCGGGGCCTGCACACGCTGGGGTGGACGGAAGCGGCGCTGGTGATGGGGCTGCTGGTCGGCATTGGCATGGCGGCGTGGCGCCGGGCGATGCGCTCCTCGGTGGGCGCCATCATCGACCTGCGCGACGACCTGGAGCTGGGCGGCGGGCTCATCTCCGCGGCCTTCATCGTGGTGGCGATCGGCGGCACGGAGCTGTTCCCCATCGTCTACCTGTTGATGGCGTTCCTGGTGGCGTTCCTGCCGCGCAACGCGGGCATGACGCTGCTGGGCGTGGCGCTGGTGTACGACGGGCTCGTCACGCTGGGCGGGCCGGTGGTGAACCTCACCGGCTTCCTGACGCACACCATGTTCCTGGCGCTGTTCGCGGGGCTGTACCACCTGGTGCTGTCCGCGCGGATGGCGGTGGCGAAGCGGGCGGAGTCGGACGCGGTGCAGAAGCGCATCCGCGAAGTGGAGGAGCGCGCGCGCACCTTCCGGCTGGTGAGCTCCGGGACGCAGGACAGCTTCAGCGGGATGAGCTCCGATGAGAAGTGGCTCGTCGCGTCGGTGAAGGAGATTGAAGGCGCGGTGCACGCGGCGCTGGAGATCGCGGAGACGGGCCTGCGCACGGACACCTGCGCGGCGTTCCTGCTGACGTCGGACGACCGGAGCCTGAAGCTGTACGACTGCCGCTCGCCCACGGAGCGGGTGCAGCGCGAGAAGTTCAATGCGGGCGAGGGCATCATCGGCGGCGTGCTGAAGCGCCGGGCGCCGGTGCGGATGAACTCGCCGCAGGGGCTCAAGGGCGTCACGTACTACGAGAGCGGCGGTCCCACGGTGCAGGCGCTCCTGGCGGTGCCCATCCTGGAGGGCAGCGGGCTGGTGCGCGGCGTGCTGGTGGCGGACAAGCTCAAGAACGAGCCGTTCACGGACCAGGACGAGAAGCTGCTGACGACCATCGCCGGTGAGGTGCTGCGCTCCATCGAGGTGGAGCGGGTGATGAGCTACATCCGCAAGACGCGCGACGAGAAGGACCGGTTCTTCCGGGCCATCGAGGAGCTGAACCGCGCGGGCAGCCCGGACCAGGTGTTCGTGGCGGTGCTGGAGTCCACGCGGCAGCTGGCCGGGCTGGACTTCTGCGCGGTGACGCTGGTGTCGGAGCAGGAGGGCAAGCGGGTGCACCGCGTGGTGCGGATGTCGGGCGTGACGGCGCAGGGCAAGGCGATGGAGGGCCGGACGTTCCCAGACAACAACGGGCTGGTCGCCAACGTGGTGCGCTACGGGGCGCCGCTGCCGGGGCGGGACATCAAGGCGATGGACCGTCAGGTCATCTTCGACGAGGAGACGCAGGTGCGCGGTCTGGGCGCGCTGAAGATCTTCCCGCTGGTGGCGGGGGACCGCATCCTGGGCACGCTGGTGGCGGGGTCGCGCAAGAAGGCGGCGTTCGAGCAGGACGTGCTGCGGATGATTGAGGTCATCGCCATCCAGGCGGCGCAGGCGGTGCTGCGTGCGCAGCTCTACGAGCAGATGGAGAAGATGGCGACGACGGACGGCCTCACGGGGTTGCTCAACCACCGCACGTTCCAGTCGCGGGCGGACGAGATCCTGGCGCAGGCGCGCCGGTACAACCGCAAGTGCTCCATCGTGTTGACGGACGTGGACCACTTCAAGAGCGTGAACGACACGTACGGGCACCCGACGGGCGACCAGGTGCTCAAGGGCGTGGCGCGCATCATCAAGACGCTGGCGCGGGACACGGACGTGGTGGCGCGCTACGGCGGCGAGGAGTTCGTGATGGTGATGCCGGAGACGGACGCGCACGGCGCGAAGGTCATCGCCGAGCGGATCCGCGAGGCGGTGATGGCGGAGGTGTTCCAGACGGAGATGGGCCCGCTGCGCATCACGATGTCGCTGGGCATCTCCACGTTCCCGGACAACGGGCAGGAGAAGCAGCAGCTCATCGACCTGTCGGACCAGTGCCTGTACCACTCGAAGCGCAACGGCCGGAACCAGGCCGTGACGGTGGCGCAGATGCAGGGCGGCCGGAAGCTCCAGGCGGTCGCGGAGTAG
- a CDS encoding class I SAM-dependent methyltransferase — MQPIPLAVTTSTKTDVPTVREARAVAQRWGLPFLPRRSSEGIAPWLGTKVDALLVVGGDGVTLWEPQGSFAFHAGMAHLRRMRLRQGQRDDTFLKLAELVPGDAVLDCTLGLGQDALVASLAVGPQGRVVGLEKSLPLCVVAAEGLQRYDRGADSCAIEVHHSDAHAYLKTLPAKSFDVVFFDPMFAKPKKAQPAFDVLRRFAEHAPLTPGALEEGRRVARRWVVVKGARHTDDLLKLGIEPAPTSRFSEVIWGRLPATP; from the coding sequence ATGCAGCCGATTCCCCTCGCCGTCACCACCAGCACGAAGACGGATGTGCCCACGGTGCGTGAGGCGCGGGCCGTGGCGCAGCGGTGGGGCCTGCCGTTCCTGCCGCGCCGCTCCAGCGAGGGCATTGCCCCGTGGCTTGGCACGAAGGTGGACGCGCTGCTCGTCGTCGGTGGCGACGGCGTGACGCTGTGGGAACCCCAGGGTTCGTTCGCCTTCCACGCGGGGATGGCGCACTTGCGGCGCATGCGACTGCGGCAGGGCCAGCGCGACGACACGTTCCTCAAACTCGCGGAGCTCGTCCCTGGGGATGCGGTGCTCGACTGCACCCTGGGACTCGGGCAGGACGCGCTGGTGGCGTCACTCGCGGTGGGGCCGCAGGGCAGGGTGGTGGGTTTGGAGAAGAGCCTGCCCCTGTGCGTCGTCGCCGCGGAAGGGCTCCAGCGCTACGACCGGGGCGCGGACTCCTGCGCCATCGAGGTCCACCACTCGGACGCGCACGCGTACCTGAAGACGCTGCCCGCGAAGTCCTTCGACGTCGTCTTCTTCGACCCGATGTTCGCCAAGCCCAAGAAGGCCCAGCCCGCGTTCGACGTGCTGCGCCGCTTCGCGGAGCACGCGCCCCTCACCCCCGGAGCCCTGGAGGAGGGGAGGCGTGTCGCCCGCCGCTGGGTCGTCGTGAAGGGCGCCCGGCACACCGACGACCTGCTCAAGCTGGGCATCGAACCCGCGCCCACCTCGCGCTTCAGCGAAGTCATCTGGGGCAGGCTGCCCGCGACGCCGTAG
- a CDS encoding HAD-IG family 5'-nucleotidase, with product MSCGPVPSILSPTQPIPGGPSVDPLHGSFRSSINRERADDAAHRAHELLTDEVLGRLLSTPREPAAQVPRAREVFVNRNLRMDHVELIGFDMDYTLAIYHMRRLEQLSFDMTIAKLISEYGYPPFIGGLLYDHHFVMRGLAVDRVNGNVLKMDRFGHVGRAYHGLRPLKREAWKELYRNKRVRLRNPQFAWNDTLFALPETCLFSGIIELMESMGHTVGYGKLYDDIREAIDTVHRDNSLKREIRKDLARYVFLDPELGPALHKLRSGGKRLFLLTNSAWDYTNAVMRYLLDGQLPEYPSWRNYFDFTVTAAGKPAFFTESRPFLELDSTTEEGRVVGEAKSLERGTVYSGGNLAQFEEMTGYRGEHILYVGDHIYGDILKSKKSSLWRTCMVVQEIEDEITYTDQRRADIDTLSEVELTRARLDDEVNHRKTVLNSVERRLERGELSEAERLEAEELRKKTKAELEKLRRSLKETNGIATTLERDVEEGFNPYWGLLFKEGNENSRFGYQVEQYACLYTSRVSNFLHHSPMQYYRSPRDLMAHEQAGALSSKMSPLGSEGPPKGSERG from the coding sequence ATGTCTTGCGGTCCCGTGCCGTCCATCCTCTCTCCGACCCAGCCCATCCCGGGCGGACCCTCCGTGGATCCGCTGCACGGGAGCTTCCGTTCCTCCATCAACCGGGAGCGCGCCGACGATGCGGCGCACCGCGCCCACGAGCTGCTCACCGACGAGGTGCTTGGCCGGCTGCTCTCCACGCCCCGGGAGCCCGCGGCCCAGGTGCCGCGCGCGAGAGAGGTGTTCGTCAACCGCAACCTGCGCATGGACCACGTCGAGCTCATCGGGTTCGACATGGACTACACGCTGGCCATCTACCACATGCGCCGGCTGGAGCAGTTGTCGTTCGACATGACCATCGCGAAGCTGATCAGCGAGTACGGCTATCCGCCCTTCATTGGCGGCCTGCTCTACGACCACCACTTCGTGATGCGTGGGCTCGCGGTGGACCGGGTGAACGGCAACGTCCTGAAGATGGATCGCTTCGGGCACGTGGGGCGCGCGTACCACGGCCTCCGGCCGCTGAAGCGCGAGGCGTGGAAGGAGCTGTACCGCAACAAGCGGGTGCGGCTGCGCAACCCGCAGTTCGCGTGGAACGACACGCTCTTCGCGCTGCCGGAGACGTGCCTGTTCTCCGGCATCATCGAGCTGATGGAGTCGATGGGGCACACCGTGGGGTACGGCAAGCTCTACGACGACATCCGGGAGGCCATCGACACGGTGCACCGGGACAACTCGCTCAAGCGGGAGATCCGCAAGGACCTCGCGCGCTACGTGTTCCTGGACCCGGAGCTGGGGCCGGCGTTGCACAAGCTGCGCTCGGGTGGGAAGCGGCTGTTCCTGCTGACGAACTCCGCGTGGGACTACACGAACGCGGTGATGCGCTACCTGCTGGACGGGCAGCTCCCGGAGTACCCGAGCTGGCGCAACTACTTCGACTTCACGGTGACGGCGGCGGGCAAGCCGGCGTTCTTCACGGAGAGCCGGCCGTTCCTGGAGCTGGACTCGACGACGGAGGAGGGCCGCGTCGTGGGCGAGGCGAAGTCGCTGGAGCGCGGCACGGTGTACTCCGGCGGCAACCTGGCCCAGTTCGAGGAGATGACGGGCTACCGGGGTGAGCACATCCTCTACGTGGGCGACCACATCTACGGCGACATCCTGAAGTCGAAGAAGTCGTCGCTGTGGCGCACGTGCATGGTCGTCCAGGAGATTGAGGACGAGATCACGTACACGGACCAGCGGCGCGCGGACATCGACACGCTGTCGGAGGTGGAGCTGACGCGGGCGCGGCTGGACGACGAGGTGAACCACCGCAAGACGGTGCTCAACTCCGTGGAGCGCCGGCTGGAGCGCGGGGAGCTGTCGGAGGCGGAGCGCCTGGAGGCGGAGGAGCTGCGCAAGAAGACGAAGGCGGAGCTGGAGAAGCTGCGCCGGTCGCTGAAGGAGACGAACGGCATCGCGACCACGCTGGAGCGTGACGTGGAGGAGGGCTTCAATCCGTACTGGGGCCTGCTGTTCAAGGAAGGCAACGAGAACAGCCGGTTCGGCTACCAGGTGGAGCAGTACGCGTGCCTGTACACGAGCCGCGTCTCGAACTTCCTGCACCACTCGCCGATGCAGTACTACCGCTCGCCGCGCGACCTGATGGCGCACGAGCAGGCCGGAGCGCTGTCGAGCAAGATGTCCCCGCTGGGGAGCGAAGGGCCGCCGAAGGGTTCAGAGCGGGGGTAG
- a CDS encoding serine/threonine protein kinase produces the protein MSGTYRLIGRTEAGDLAELYGALLVPTIPVAVKLFLQRTSDPAYARELAETVRRLQPVRHPGILHVVDLGFVRQRLAVVREDVDGFTLGIALQRLNTKEVLLPPTVALSIVIQLLEAVQLAHDAGVVHGALTPGNLLLSREGYPAICDFGALHALLAVPQLKRTFAHRGRSAYRAPEVTRGEPPTAASDVYSLGAIAYELLTLREAVVPGSGVSTRREALPPPSRLDRRLNARLDPAVMRALDPAPQRRFRSCGEFAQALRNFLSTGGGLPGSEDVARFVSELFPNEVSIAAPGPVPFAEPFQLEPVSGAEMEDLHAEEHEASIVQRAPYTRAPTEEEASANTQEAAPGFEEYRPQDYAPDAQAPEEAAPVPGDARSTDPAHAGPLEQGWDAPPGVLAQKSRRQVLPQGGADGHSSTRVGRNPRMKVVEDFSSPPPLGDDEPPAPSERRAALRPARGAAGRSPAQETLLLSSVGPSQPGANRGADGAELPRQERRGRAEPTEALPAEPGNAPARRAGAPGRDDGRPRHDMAVPAPSDRHLPPAQRFDTVETPRMEAVDMVRRRKRLRFIAVGIASVGLFIFAVAVWRLGLESAPPPPPLPRYDPNAPVAAGSPSSTQLRPIAPPPPAPPRAAASQDLEDQEDDGDGAEPAVPTKAQRAFLTLRTNLPARVYIDGARVARTTPLVNYPVRIGTRDIRVVALSTGERKDFQLRFSRGQHQKLEEQFQPPPTRR, from the coding sequence ATGAGCGGGACGTACCGACTCATTGGCCGCACGGAAGCGGGGGACCTGGCGGAGCTGTACGGGGCCCTGCTGGTCCCCACCATCCCCGTCGCGGTGAAGCTGTTCCTCCAGCGCACCTCCGACCCCGCCTATGCCCGCGAGCTGGCGGAGACCGTCCGGCGGCTCCAGCCCGTGCGCCACCCGGGCATCCTCCACGTGGTGGACCTGGGCTTCGTGCGCCAGCGGCTCGCGGTGGTGCGCGAGGACGTGGACGGCTTCACGCTGGGCATCGCGCTCCAGCGCCTCAACACCAAGGAAGTGCTGCTGCCGCCCACCGTGGCGCTGTCCATCGTCATCCAGTTGCTGGAGGCGGTGCAGCTGGCCCACGACGCGGGCGTCGTCCACGGTGCCCTCACCCCCGGCAACCTGCTGCTGTCCCGCGAGGGCTACCCGGCCATCTGTGACTTCGGCGCGCTCCATGCGCTGCTGGCCGTTCCCCAGCTCAAGCGCACCTTCGCGCATCGCGGACGCAGCGCGTACCGCGCGCCGGAGGTGACGCGCGGAGAGCCGCCCACGGCCGCGTCCGACGTGTACTCGCTGGGCGCCATCGCCTACGAGCTGCTCACGCTGCGCGAGGCCGTGGTGCCCGGCAGCGGCGTGAGCACCCGCCGCGAAGCGCTTCCGCCCCCCAGCCGGTTGGACCGTCGCCTCAACGCGCGGTTGGACCCCGCGGTGATGCGCGCGTTGGATCCTGCACCCCAGCGGCGCTTCCGCTCGTGCGGCGAGTTCGCCCAGGCCCTGCGCAACTTCCTCTCCACGGGCGGCGGACTGCCCGGCTCGGAAGACGTGGCGCGCTTCGTGTCGGAGCTGTTCCCCAACGAGGTGAGCATCGCCGCGCCGGGCCCCGTGCCCTTCGCGGAGCCCTTCCAGTTGGAACCCGTCTCCGGCGCGGAGATGGAGGACCTGCACGCCGAGGAGCACGAGGCGTCCATCGTCCAGCGCGCGCCGTACACCCGCGCGCCCACCGAGGAGGAGGCCTCCGCGAACACGCAGGAGGCCGCCCCCGGCTTCGAGGAGTATCGCCCCCAGGACTACGCGCCGGACGCCCAGGCGCCGGAGGAGGCCGCCCCCGTCCCGGGCGACGCCCGGAGCACCGACCCCGCCCATGCCGGCCCCCTGGAGCAGGGCTGGGATGCGCCCCCCGGCGTCCTCGCGCAGAAGTCCCGCCGTCAGGTCCTGCCGCAGGGTGGGGCGGACGGACACTCCTCCACGCGCGTCGGACGCAACCCCCGCATGAAGGTGGTGGAGGACTTCTCCTCGCCGCCGCCGTTGGGGGACGACGAACCTCCCGCGCCCTCCGAACGCCGCGCGGCCCTGCGCCCCGCGCGCGGCGCCGCGGGCCGCTCCCCCGCTCAGGAGACGCTCCTCCTCTCGTCCGTGGGCCCGTCCCAGCCGGGCGCGAACCGGGGGGCGGATGGCGCGGAGCTGCCGCGTCAGGAGCGCCGGGGCCGCGCCGAGCCGACCGAGGCGCTCCCCGCCGAGCCCGGGAACGCCCCAGCCCGCCGCGCGGGTGCCCCGGGCCGGGACGACGGACGCCCCCGCCACGACATGGCGGTGCCCGCGCCCTCGGACAGGCACCTGCCGCCGGCCCAGCGCTTCGACACGGTGGAGACGCCGCGCATGGAGGCGGTGGACATGGTGCGGCGCCGCAAGCGCCTGCGCTTCATCGCCGTGGGCATCGCGTCGGTGGGCCTCTTCATCTTCGCCGTCGCGGTGTGGCGGCTGGGCCTGGAGTCCGCGCCCCCGCCGCCCCCCCTGCCGCGCTACGACCCGAACGCGCCCGTGGCGGCCGGGAGCCCCAGCTCCACCCAGCTGCGCCCCATCGCGCCTCCGCCGCCCGCGCCCCCCAGGGCCGCCGCCTCCCAGGACCTGGAGGACCAGGAGGACGACGGGGACGGGGCCGAGCCGGCCGTGCCCACCAAGGCCCAGCGGGCGTTCCTCACGCTGCGCACCAACCTGCCGGCGCGCGTCTACATCGACGGGGCGCGGGTGGC